Proteins encoded together in one Megalops cyprinoides isolate fMegCyp1 chromosome 20, fMegCyp1.pri, whole genome shotgun sequence window:
- the LOC118795700 gene encoding stress-associated endoplasmic reticulum protein 1, whose translation MVAKQRIRMANEKHSKNITQRGNVAKSSRNSQDDKVSVGPWLLALFIFVVCGSAIFQIIQSIRMGM comes from the exons ATGGTAGCAAAACAGAGAATTCGTATGGCCAACGAGAAGCACAgcaaaaacatcacacagagaggaaacgTGGCCAAAAGTTCG AGAAACTCCCAGGATGACAAAGTGTCCGTTGGACCATGGCTACTGGCGCTTTTCATCTTCGTCGTGTGTGGATCAG CAATCTTCCAGATCATCCAGAGCATCCGGATGGGCATGTAA
- the pcyt1aa gene encoding choline-phosphate cytidylyltransferase A codes for MEPHSPEQLISRKRRREGSNGEAEEGERPGKVPRVTVGLRDPAPFADQLVSNEATPYQRVSMEEARRGTPLDRPVRVYADGIFDVFHSGHARALMQAKCLFPNTHLIVGVCSDELTHKFKGFTVMNEDERYDAVSHCRYVDEVVRNAPWTLTPEFLAKHRIDFVAHDDIPYSSAGSDDVYKHIKEAGMFAPTQRTEGISTSDIITRIVRDYDVYVRRNLQRGYTAKELNVSFINEKKYHLQERVDKVKRKVRDVEERSKEFVQKVEEKSIDLIQKWEEKSREFIGNFLQMFGPEGALKHMLKEGKGRMLQAISPRQSPNSSPTRERSPSPTFRLPFFTRTSPPPSPPHHSAARGYPISEDEDDEDDD; via the exons ATGGAGCCCCACAGCCCGGAACAACTGATCTCTAGGAAGAGGCGAAGGGAGGGATCAAACGGAGAGGCGGAGGAGGGAGAACGGCCAGGGAAGGTCCCGCGTGTCACCGTG GGCCTGAGGGACCCTGCCCCCTTCGCAGATCAGCTAGTGTCCAATGAAGCAACACCCTATCAACGCGTCAGTATGGAGGAGGCCCGGAGGGGCACCCCAC TGGACCGGCCGGTGCGGGTGTACGCAGACGGGATCTTTGACGTGTTCCACTCGGGCCACGCCCGCGCTCTGATGCAGGCCAAGTGtctcttcccaaacacacatCTCATAGTGGGTG TCTGCAGTGATGAGCTGACACACAAATTCAAGGGCTTCACAGTCATGAATGAGGATGAACGTTACGATGCAGTTAGCCACTGTCGCTACGTGGATGAAGTCGTCCGCAACGCACCCTGGACGCTCACGCCGGAGTTCCTAGCCAAACACCGG ATTGACTTTGTTGCCCATGACGATATCCCATACTCCTCTGCGGGTAGTGATGACGTTTACAAGCACATCAAGGAAGCAG GCATGTTTGCCCCTACCCAGCGGACGGAGGGCATCTCTACCTCTGACATCATCACGCGCATCGTCCGCGACTACGACGTGTATGTGCGACGCAACCTCCAGCGAGGGTATACCGCCAAGGAGCTCAACGTGAGCTTCATCAAC GAGAAGAAGTACCACCTGCAGGAGCGGGTGGACAAGGTGAAGCGGAAGGTGCGGGACGTGGAGGAGCGCTCCAAGGAGTTCGTGCagaaggtggaggagaagaGCATCGACCTCATCCAAAAGTGGGAGGAGAAGTCGCGCGAGTTCATAGGCAACTTCCTGCAGATGTTCGGCCCAGAGGGGGCACTG AAGCACATGCTGAAGGAGGGGAAGGGCCGGATGCTGCAGGCCATCAGCCCGAGGCAGAGCCCCAACAGCAGCCCGACGCGGGAGcgttccccctcccccaccttccGCCTGCCCTTCTTCACAAGGACGTCCCCGccgccctcccccccacaccacagCGCCGCCCGCGGGTACCCCATCAGCGAGGACGAGGACGACGAGGACGACGATTAG
- the LOC118796101 gene encoding glutamate-rich protein 6, translating into MPESPLTPQLRMPAILRFRQESQDQVPDPRSVLPQHIGDSAALCEFCGEAGRPFPDISNLSSTAGLEFCCSQARHLVEALVQEWRLLLEMLGQGDDRVLGAAHPPTEEEEVQHKALEREERRQQERDLEQYYQAANSTILPADSSTPQTKTISFQLSSCLPQEVGRELSQDSKMEEDLESREGHVLAGPGVFGFGITHKKDSKGFREKYYSHGNKFLTVFPDGSTQVFYPSGQLALLIAVGDGQEDMVCIVQDDHVPVPPIRALFQSNGRATCYHSNGSIWVSIDISGGQCLDERGARTRRWRWGEHQDTPTPLRPLFLSLNQSVGVRVLGQERMFVTFLARGCQARFSVGSCVQDASSSVPPRGPSISREEVFLLAGRVGLHQALGRLHHCLRFPSNPRLPKARPAPSLVSLAKALLALSRSLQMEERDRAFILACLQDCL; encoded by the exons ATGCCGGAGTCCCCCCTGACTCCCCAGCTCAGAATGCCAGCCATTCTGAGGTTCCGCCAGGAGTCCCAGGACCAAGTGCCAGATCCACGGAGCGTCCTGCCTCAG CACATTGGAGACTCAGCTGCACTGTGTGAGTTctgtggagaggcagggaggccTTTCCCCGACATCAGCAACCTGAGCTCGACAGCAGGACTGGAG TTCTGCTGCTCCCAGGCCCGGCATCTGGTCGAGGCTCTGGTCCAGGAGTGGAGGCTGTTGCTGGAGATGCTGGGTCAGGGGGATGACAGGGTTCTCGGCGCCGCTCACCCCCCcaccgaggaggaggaggtacAGCACAAAGCTTTGGAGAGGGAGGAGCgcag acagcaggagagggacCTGGAGCAGTACTACCAGGCAGCCAACTCCACCATCTTGCCGGCAGACAGCA gcacaccccaAACGAAGACCATCAGCTTCCAGCTCTCCAGCTGTTTGCCCCAGGAGGTGGGCAGGGAGCTCTCTCAGGACTCTAAGATGGAGGAGGACCTTGAGTCTAGGGAGGGGCATGTCCTCGCAGGCCCAGGGGTGTTCGGGTTCGGCATAACACACAAGAAG GACAGCAAAGGGTTCAGGGAGAAATACTATTCCCATGGAAACAAGTTTCTCACAGTGTTTCCTGACGGCTCCACACAAGTGTT CTATCCCTCTGGTCAGCTGGCCTTGCTCATCGCCGTTGGAGACGGCCAGGAAGATATGGTCTGCATCGTGCAGGATGACCACGTGCCCGTGCCGCCCATACGAGCCCTGTTCCAATCCAACGGCAGGGCCACCTGCTACCACAGCAACGGCAGCATCTG GGTGAGCATAGACATATCAGGGGGGCAGTGTTTGGACGAGAGGGGGGCGCGAACCAGACGGTGGCGCTGGGGTGAGCACCAGGACACCCCCACGCCCCTCCGGcccctcttcctgtccctcaACCAGAGCGTCGGGGTGCGTGTGCTGGGGCAGGAGAGGATGTTTGTGACCTTCCTCGCCAGGGGCTGCCAGGCCAGGTTCAGCGTGGGCAGCTGTGTGCAG GACGCGAgctcctctgtcccccccagAGGACCCTCCATTTCCAGAGAGGAAGTATTCCTCCTGGCAGGCCGGGTTGGGCTGCACCAGGCTCTGGGGCGTCTCCATCACTGCCTGCGTTTCCCCTCGAACCCGCGACTCCCGAAGGCCAGACCGGCCCCCTCCCTCGTCTCCCTGGCCAAAGCTCTGCTGGCATTGAGCCGGAGTCtgcagatggaggagagagacagggccttCATCCTGGCCTGTCTGCAGGACTGCCTGTGA
- the LOC118795699 gene encoding thioredoxin reductase-like selenoprotein T, producing MGKRWLSFSLLFIGVFSLYCATADNGGVKKLKMQFATGPLLKFQICISUGYRRVFEEYMQVLNQRYPDIRIEGENYLPQPIYRHIASFLSVFKLAVIGLIILGKDPFAFFGMQTPGLWLWGQENKIYACMMVFFLSNMIENQCMSTGAFEITLNDVPVWSKLESGHLPSMQQLVQILENEMKLNVHMDSLPHQRS from the exons ATGGGGAAGCGGTGGCTGTCTTTTTCACTCCTGTTTATTGGAGTATTTTCTCTGTACTGCGCCACCGCTGATAACGGTGGCGTTAAAAAATTAAAGATGCAGTTTGCGACAGGACCTCTTCTGAAATTTCAGATCTG CATTTCCTGAGGGTACCGGCGGGTGTTTGAGGAGTACATGCAGGTCCTGAACCAGCGTTACCCAGACATCCGCATCGAAGGGGAGAACTACCTGCCCCAGCCAATTTATCG CCATATCGCTTCCTTCCTGTCCGTGTTCAAACTGGCCGTGATCGGGCTCATCATACTAGGCAAAGACCCGTTTGCTTTCTTCGGCATGCAGACTCCCGGCCTGTGGCTCTGGGGACAAGAGAACAAG ATCTATGCTTGTATGATGGTGTTCTTCCTCAGTAATATGATTGAGAACCAGTGCATGTCGACGGGCGCCTTTGAAATCACACTGAATG ATGTGCCGGTGTGGTCCAAGCTGGAGTCGGGTCACCTGCCCTCCATGCAGCAGCTGGTCCAGATCCTGGAGAACGAGATGAAGCTCAACGTGCACATGGACTCCCTTCCACACCAACGCTCCTAA